The Apis mellifera strain DH4 linkage group LG13, Amel_HAv3.1, whole genome shotgun sequence genome includes a region encoding these proteins:
- the LOC100576924 gene encoding ankyrin repeat and death domain-containing protein 1A isoform X2: protein MVDKEEIRKTPSPLNINEAIEGDTLNQKTARILKNDLLLYEAVIKNEADTVRKVLKETVDVDSRNNYGRAPIHWAASRGNTEIIEMLIQAKCDIEARDKFGMRPLHMAARYGHRDAVKMLINAGANVSAVNKKQYTLLMCAARGNNVRVVEYLAEAVESLNGDATDCTGATALHHAASAGHPSMITALSNVPRIELNATDKKGQTPIHCACAEEHLEAVEVLIGLGANVDAQDYEGNTPLHVATRTRHTAIVQLLLRAGANTELIDEIGFTPLHVAASQGCKGILESMIQHGAALNKQCKYGNTPLHLACQNNEVETVEILINKGVDLNCLNSRLQSPFHIATEIGHNDICKLLLAAGANIEQRDQSGKTPLYIAARGSFTAIVDMIIKTARLDYPTPEDSTSDKEIRDLTPARRRWREGSRGESISSNGSVLSEHIRSILWKLAYKQLGPEDWKKLALHWAFTNDQIRAIEHQYTGPSSYKEHGFRMLMIWASGLNPEISVGRELCDALSAVDKKSVAESVRKHMDQEKDGKTKLNKQRCHKCSIT, encoded by the exons ATGGTGGACAAAGAGGAAATAAGGAAGACACCCTCGCCCCTGAATATCAACGAGGCGATCGAGGGCGACACGTTGAATCAAAAGACTGCTAGGA TACTTAAGAACGATCTTCTATTATACGAGGCTGTGATAAAAAATGAAGCGGACACCGTTCGCAAAGTGCTCAAAGAGACTGTGGACGTCGATTCCAGGAATAAT TATGGACGAGCGCCAATTCATTGGGCAGCATCGAGGGGAAATACGGAGATCATCGAGATGTTGATACAAGCGAAATGCGACATCGAGGCAAGAGACAAG tTCGGCATGCGCCCGTTACACATGGCTGCGCGATATGGACACAGGGACGCTGTTAAAATGTTAATCAACGCTGGTGCAAATGTGTCAGCGGTGAACAAG AAACAATATACTCTTTTAATGTGTGCTGCTCGAGGCAACAATGTTCGCGTCGTCGAATATCTTGCAGAGGCTGTGGAATCGTTGAACGGAGATGCAACTGACTGCACCGGTGCAACTGCGCTTCACCATGCGGCTAGCGCTGGCCATCCGAGTATGATAACCGCGCTTTCCAACGTGCCGAGAATCGAGCTCAACGCGACTGATAAA AAGGGGCAAACACCGATACACTGCGCCTGTGCAGAGGAACACCTGGAAGCTGTGGAAGTTTTGATAGGTCTAGGTGCGAACGTGGACGCTCAGGACTACGAGGGAAACACCCCTCTCCACGTGGCCACGAGGACGAGGCACACGGCCATAGTTCAATTGTTGCTAAGAGCCGGGGCGAACACCGAATTGATCGACGAA ATAGGTTTCACTCCCCTTCACGTGGCCGCCAGCCAGGGTTGCAAAGGGATACTAGAGTCGATGATTCAACACGGTGCGGCACTCAACAAACAGTGCAAG TATGGGAACACGCCTTTGCACTTGGCCTGTCAAAACAACGAAGTAGAAACGGTTGAGATACTGATCAATAAAGGCGTCGatctaaattgtttaaattcg AGGTTGCAATCACCCTTCCATATCGCGACGGAAATAGGGCACAACGACATTTGCAAGCTGTTGCTAGCAGCGGGCGCGAACATCGAGCAAAGAGATCAG AGCGGAAAGACGCCACTTTACATCGCGGCGAGGGGCAGTTTCACGGCCATCGTCGACATGATAATTAAAACAGCGAGATTGGATTATCCCACGCCG GAGGATTCGACGTCCGACAAAGAGATTCGAGATTTGACACCGGCTAGAAGAAGATGGCGAGAGGGATCGAGGGGTGAAAGTATCTCGAGTAACGGTAGCGTACTTTCGGAGCACATACGATCGATACTGTGGAAATTGGCGTACAAACAATTAGGACCGGAAGATTGGAAGAAATTAGCGTTGCACTGGGCGTTTACGAACGATCAGATTCGAGCGATCGAGCATCAGTATACgg GTCCTTCGAGTTACAAAGAGCACGGTTTCCGGATGCTGATGATCTGGGCGTCAGGATTGAACCCTGAAATCTCTGTGGGCAGAGAGCTTTGCGACGCTTTGTCCGCGGTGGATAAAAAATCTGTTGCTG AATCCGTTCGTAAGCACATGGATCAAGAGAAAGATGGGAAAACAAAGTTGAACAAACAACGATGTCATAAATGTTCCATCACTTAA
- the LOC100576924 gene encoding ankyrin repeat and death domain-containing protein 1A isoform X1 — protein sequence MVDKEEIRKTPSPLNINEAIEGDTLNQKTARILKNDLLLYEAVIKNEADTVRKVLKETVDVDSRNNYGRAPIHWAASRGNTEIIEMLIQAKCDIEARDKFGMRPLHMAARYGHRDAVKMLINAGANVSAVNKKQYTLLMCAARGNNVRVVEYLAEAVESLNGDATDCTGATALHHAASAGHPSMITALSNVPRIELNATDKKGQTPIHCACAEEHLEAVEVLIGLGANVDAQDYEGNTPLHVATRTRHTAIVQLLLRAGANTELIDEIGFTPLHVAASQGCKGILESMIQHGAALNKQCKYGNTPLHLACQNNEVETVEILINKGVDLNCLNSRLQSPFHIATEIGHNDICKLLLAAGANIEQRDQSGKTPLYIAARGSFTAIVDMIIKTARLDYPTPEDSTSDKEIRDLTPARRRWREGSRGESISSNGSVLSEHIRSILWKLAYKQLGPEDWKKLALHWAFTNDQIRAIEHQYTAPLIGPSSYKEHGFRMLMIWASGLNPEISVGRELCDALSAVDKKSVAESVRKHMDQEKDGKTKLNKQRCHKCSIT from the exons ATGGTGGACAAAGAGGAAATAAGGAAGACACCCTCGCCCCTGAATATCAACGAGGCGATCGAGGGCGACACGTTGAATCAAAAGACTGCTAGGA TACTTAAGAACGATCTTCTATTATACGAGGCTGTGATAAAAAATGAAGCGGACACCGTTCGCAAAGTGCTCAAAGAGACTGTGGACGTCGATTCCAGGAATAAT TATGGACGAGCGCCAATTCATTGGGCAGCATCGAGGGGAAATACGGAGATCATCGAGATGTTGATACAAGCGAAATGCGACATCGAGGCAAGAGACAAG tTCGGCATGCGCCCGTTACACATGGCTGCGCGATATGGACACAGGGACGCTGTTAAAATGTTAATCAACGCTGGTGCAAATGTGTCAGCGGTGAACAAG AAACAATATACTCTTTTAATGTGTGCTGCTCGAGGCAACAATGTTCGCGTCGTCGAATATCTTGCAGAGGCTGTGGAATCGTTGAACGGAGATGCAACTGACTGCACCGGTGCAACTGCGCTTCACCATGCGGCTAGCGCTGGCCATCCGAGTATGATAACCGCGCTTTCCAACGTGCCGAGAATCGAGCTCAACGCGACTGATAAA AAGGGGCAAACACCGATACACTGCGCCTGTGCAGAGGAACACCTGGAAGCTGTGGAAGTTTTGATAGGTCTAGGTGCGAACGTGGACGCTCAGGACTACGAGGGAAACACCCCTCTCCACGTGGCCACGAGGACGAGGCACACGGCCATAGTTCAATTGTTGCTAAGAGCCGGGGCGAACACCGAATTGATCGACGAA ATAGGTTTCACTCCCCTTCACGTGGCCGCCAGCCAGGGTTGCAAAGGGATACTAGAGTCGATGATTCAACACGGTGCGGCACTCAACAAACAGTGCAAG TATGGGAACACGCCTTTGCACTTGGCCTGTCAAAACAACGAAGTAGAAACGGTTGAGATACTGATCAATAAAGGCGTCGatctaaattgtttaaattcg AGGTTGCAATCACCCTTCCATATCGCGACGGAAATAGGGCACAACGACATTTGCAAGCTGTTGCTAGCAGCGGGCGCGAACATCGAGCAAAGAGATCAG AGCGGAAAGACGCCACTTTACATCGCGGCGAGGGGCAGTTTCACGGCCATCGTCGACATGATAATTAAAACAGCGAGATTGGATTATCCCACGCCG GAGGATTCGACGTCCGACAAAGAGATTCGAGATTTGACACCGGCTAGAAGAAGATGGCGAGAGGGATCGAGGGGTGAAAGTATCTCGAGTAACGGTAGCGTACTTTCGGAGCACATACGATCGATACTGTGGAAATTGGCGTACAAACAATTAGGACCGGAAGATTGGAAGAAATTAGCGTTGCACTGGGCGTTTACGAACGATCAGATTCGAGCGATCGAGCATCAGTATACgg CTCCCCTTATAGGTCCTTCGAGTTACAAAGAGCACGGTTTCCGGATGCTGATGATCTGGGCGTCAGGATTGAACCCTGAAATCTCTGTGGGCAGAGAGCTTTGCGACGCTTTGTCCGCGGTGGATAAAAAATCTGTTGCTG AATCCGTTCGTAAGCACATGGATCAAGAGAAAGATGGGAAAACAAAGTTGAACAAACAACGATGTCATAAATGTTCCATCACTTAA